The Dioscorea cayenensis subsp. rotundata cultivar TDr96_F1 chromosome 7, TDr96_F1_v2_PseudoChromosome.rev07_lg8_w22 25.fasta, whole genome shotgun sequence genome includes a region encoding these proteins:
- the LOC120264529 gene encoding putative serine/threonine-protein kinase → MSRSLAVIAGVAAGGLALVIIGLLFLWFYIFKSRALSSKTSETGSSDPSTLVEWNRGGQMSSTGCGPSGDQQSLRQFTLQELELAAKNFNDSNYVGKGTFGLVYKGLLLDGTLVAIKRRLGYPMQEFVEEVRYLSKIWHRNLVTLIGYCQEGGCQVLVYEYMPNGSISSHLYDTRRDSTVRLEFKQRLSIAIGAAKGLSHLHRLVPPVIHKGFKTSNVLVDENFVAKVADTGMVKLLQKIEDGDPSQTSESNVFSDPEIPNLEELREASDVYSFGVFLLELVTGREVAQLISHESAGSLAQWVEEHMSLNDFIDHRLAGSFTSGGMKRLIRLILQCLDLSGRRRPKMEFIASELDQILETEMTLTIVMGDGTAIVTLGSQLFTSS, encoded by the exons ATGTCGAGGTCACTTGCAGTTATAGCAGGAGTTGCTGCAGGTGGTCTTGCATTGGTGATCATTGGCCtcctttttctttggttttacaTATTCAAATCTAGAGCTCTATCCAGCAAAACTTCGGAGACAGGTTCTTCAGATCCATCCACACTAG TCGAATGGAACAGGGGAGGACAGATGTCCTCCACTGGTTGTGGTCCTAGCGGCGATCAACAAAGTTTAAGGCAGTTTACACTTCAAGAATTAGAACTAGCTGCTAAGAATTTCAATGATAGCAACTATGTTGGCAAGGGGACCTTCGGTCTGGTCTACAAAGGTTTGCTTCTTGATGGTACTCTTGTGGCCATTAAAAGGCGTCTTGGTTATCCAATGCAGGAGTTTGTCGAAGAG GTTCGGTACTTATCCAAGATTTGGCATCGCAATCTGGTTACACTTATTGGTTATTGCCAAGAAGGTGGTTGTCAAGTTCTGGTTTATGAGTACATGCCAAATGGAAGCATTTCTAGTCATCTATATG ATACTCGTCGGGATTCAACAGTAAGGTTGGAATTCAAACAAAGGCTTTCCATTGCTATAGGAGCTGCAAAAG GTTTGTCACATTTACATAGGCTGGTGCCTCCTGTCATTCACAAGGGCTTCAAAACAAGTAATGTCTTGGTTGACGAGAACTTCGTTGCAAAGGTAGCAGACACTGGGATGGTCAAATTGCTCCAAAAGATTGAAGATGGTGATCCATCTCAAACATCTGAAAGCAATGTTTTCAGCGATCCTGA GATCCCCAATTTGGAGGAATTACGGGAAGCCAGTGACGTATACAGCTTTGGTGTATTCCTTTTGGAGCTTGTCACTGGTCGGGAAGTTGCGCAGCTTATTTCTCATGAATCTGCCGGAAGTTTGGCACAGTGG GTGGAAGAGCACATGAGCTTAAATGATTTCATCGATCACAGATTAGCAGGAAGCTTCACTTCTGGAGGAATGAAACGCTTGATTAGGCTTATCCTCCAGTGCCTAGACTTGTCAGGGAGAAGACGACCAAAGATGGAATTTATCGCCTCAGAGCTTGATCAAATTCTCGAGACTGAAATGACTCTTACAATAGTCATGGGTGATGGTACTGCGATAGTTACTTTAGGAAGCCAGTTATTCACCTCTAGTTGA